In Plasmodium falciparum 3D7 genome assembly, chromosome: 13, the following are encoded in one genomic region:
- a CDS encoding nuclear fusion protein, putative: protein MLNLFVFLILFIIRFIVIRGSKYRYENNSELLIERIKRGKEALDDILKAKMKAEEEYQKNKKRIKSQNKNSYKNKKEDDEEEKDYDEDDNNNIYVQEIKCYEYVLEQLNNLNVYNCNEINENNKSLLALAKTKCLFVKSIRSFPDENSGCILNPKKLNKLQLYLYNNNLFNEFSNQNFSRTLNLNELRKIEKIINPCYYENDQTDENYVNLLNDISNIKEKQRNNYEHINYTYNNDMDNLDGTNYMSEKNNYLKKKLCENLKYKIVTNCTSNKNMSDTAFQIYHSELNHIDDICFYIQSNEWNKRTEENINRLAQTSLYISKQMTTNLENMKLIENAQIKQIENTNRFDNFLKGLKNDFSEIIQILLKIKYHHESITKFLRAFKMIVMYLLIIILVLFITSRSYAYSSRKKIISCVFFCYLTELLFKKIIVLFKRYILLNINEHFISYSIKGIRYTFVIIGIKVFISSIITYKEPAKVIEEELKVIKKIVQKNSQQYQNKIKEIENENNNILYNDIDQKTISIINLWSCFNENMDSLYEDDEDFNLSNYNSDDESSSSHTSLASEHFTLNEIDEYNDEPIGIRIKTLHRKNRPIFFHYMPSPTNIKAYTENPISFTNMIEYNHNEIMRVKENRINNELIINDHKSYETLIIENDDQNETPNIYDLNKAEEKLNKYYSLDSF, encoded by the exons ATGTTGAATCTATTTGTCttccttattttatttataatacgtTTTATAGTGATTAGAGGATCTAAATATAGATATGAAAATAACTCTGAATTATTGATtgaaagaataaaaagaGGAAAGGAAGCATTAGATGATATTTTGAAAGCAAAAATGAAAGCAGAAGAGGAATatcaaaagaataaaaaaagaataaaaagtcaaaataaaaattcttacaagaataaaaaagaagatgatgaagaagaaaaggaTTATGAcgaagatgataataataatatatatgtacaagaAATAAAATGTTATGAATATGTATTAGaacaattaaataatttaaatgtatataattgtaaCGAAATAaacgaaaataataaatcattattaGCACTAGCTAAAACAAAATGTCTCTTTGTAAAATCTATAAGATCTTTTCCTGATGAAAATTCAGGTTGCATATTGAATCCAAAAAAGTTAAATAAGttacaattatatttatataataataatttatttaatgaatttAGTAATCAAAATTTTTCAAGGACTTTAAATTTGAATGAATTAaggaaaatagaaaaaattataaatccTTGCTATTATGAAAATGATCAGACTGATGAAAATTatgtaaatttattaaatgatatatctaatataaaggaaaagcaaagaaataattatgaacatattaattatacttataataatgatatggaTAATTTGGATGGAACCAATTATATgtcagaaaaaaataattatttaaaaaaaaaattatgtgaaaatttaaaatataaaatagtaaCAAATTGTacatcaaataaaaatatgtctGATACTGCATTTCAAATATATCATTCTGAATTAAATCATATTGAtgatatttgtttttatatacaatCAAATGAATGGAATAAAAGGACTGAggaaaat ATCAACAGATTAGCGCAAACATCCTTGTATATATCCAAACAAATGACTACCAATTTggaaaatatgaaattaatAGAAAATGCTCAAATTAAACAAATAGAAAATACAAATAg gtttgataattttttgaAGGGTCTCAAGAACGATTTCAGCGaaattattcaaatattattaaaaataaaatatcacCACGAATCAATTACCA AATTTTTGAGAGCCTTTAAAATGATTGTTATGTATCTTCTTATTATAATCTTAGTCTTATTCATAACGTCAAGAAGTTACGCATACAGcagtagaaaaaaaattatatcat gtgtttttttttgttacttGACTGAGCtgctttttaaaaaaattattgttcttttcaaaagatatatattattgaataTTAATGAACATTTTATTAGTTATTCAATTAAAGGAATAAgatat acatttgttattattggtATAAAAGTATTCATTAGCTCCATCATAAC TTATAAAGAACCTGCGAAAGTAATTGAAGAAGAACTGAaggttataaaaaaaatcgtacaaaaaaattcacagcaatatcaaaataaaattaaggaAATTGAGaatgagaataataatatcttatataatgatatagatCAAAAAACAA TTAgcataataaatttatggTCATGTTTTAACGAAAATATGGATTCCTTatatgaagatgatgaagatttTAATTTAAGCA aTTATAACAGTGATGATGAATCAAGCAGCTCACACACTTCACTAGCTAGCGAACATTTTACTTTAAATGAAATAGATGA ATATAATGATGAGCCTATTGGAATAAGGATAAAAACATTACACAGAAAAAATCGACcgatattttttcattatatgcCTTCACCAACAAATATTAAGGCATATACAGAAAATCCTATATCCTTCA CAAATATGATAGAATATAACCACAATGAAATAATGCGAGTCAAGGAAAATAGAATTAATAATGAACTa aTAATAAATGATCATAAAAGTTATGAAACCTTAATTATAGAGAATGATGATCAAAATGAAACaccaaatatatatgatctaAATAAAGCTGAAGAAAAGttaaacaaatattattcaCTAGatagtttttaa
- a CDS encoding 6-cysteine protein: MFAVNLKICIFLSLVSFLLQCKNTLANVTFEQKVQTNLSHDKNGDIVYGHREFKGGIYAFLGYDNCTIEVNKTVNGIDWNEKKDVKVSGNNNIAVVYSIFTSEEKMILIFKCDNKFYITKYGKEFKWSDPKVIDVSNVIGTNTTPAVYSGSLLSMNNDFEKYILVCENHSQNYINVVDQEYMREIRLLGKCMLSFDEGNNWKNEVMNLYSDEGYTKINTLRLSDYGGKILVKGTNAQNLNQTIRSIILLCSNLHDWKLFCGLPTIRFRKDISVENLTYLNTYHLAIVKNEDKLQLAFTYDLFETFDPQYLNTEFNGVSHYFVLAPDEMVYLFYHGNEKKNYVIKIKTVPRKIGCELNTNDTVNKIYTYTYKYIYNNKLSAKTCKVPSSHLKYSSDGLYKLFEVRLPKDIKVTENCFRYSFLSDLNNKYHTTIIKTRVINKLEDYVEVQFHFPIYYTKFLYNYKSTYCVLSNNYRIVVEFDYIRNHIDLDFPFDTDTVKLYSNESVTHAFRNNTEKTHVHKFPKGTYMTSYFSYEKEYVISNYIEEPFSTTFTILTQTQMNVHFMAGGQKYKYEGIDLTDSSPNYELSLNSLSDSQNVDIFVSKFDNNKTIGFVCPVKSSYDGLNCFDNVYIKNKTLVKIEYLFGENDIFVVPQRRIYKTEGTAMESLLYLNNNNVKKLIDDKSIIHFYCECNVNNNVIKVNYYISPFYDENSIKQEINKKDQEITMINKTIPQDEKDILFNNEKVVPLSNEPQEIIQPPIQEKLNTTDPSKAYIYGANIIFIAIISIISLSISSFI, encoded by the coding sequence atgttTGCTGTAAACTTaaaaatttgtatatttttgtcacttgtttcatttttgttaCAATGTAAGAATACACTTGCTAATGTAACTTTTGAACAAAAGGTACAGACAAATTTAAGTCATGATAAAAATGGAGATATAGTATATGGACACAGAGAATTTAAAGGAGGTATTTATGCATTTTTAGGATATGACAACTGTACAATAGAAGTTAATAAAACAGTGAATGGAATAGATTGGAATGAAAAAAAGGACGTAAAAGTAagtggtaataataatattgctGTAGTATATTCCATTTTTACAAGTGAAGAGAAGatgatattaatttttaaatgtgataataaattttatattactaaATATGGAAAAGAATTTAAATGGTCAGATCCTAAAGTTATAGATGTATCTAATGTTATTGGTACAAATACTACCCCAGCTGTTTACTCTGGTTCTTTACTATCTATGAATAAtgattttgaaaaatatattttggttTGTGAAAATCATAGtcagaattatataaatgtagtAGACCAGGAATATATGAGAGAAATACGTTTATTAGGTAAATGTATGTTATCTTTTGATGAAGGAAATAACTGGAAGAATGAAGTAATGAATTTATATAGTGATGAAGGttatacaaaaattaatacTTTAAGATTATCAGATTACGGAGGAAAAATACTTGTGAAAGGAACTAATGCACAAAATCTTAACCAAACGATACGATCCATAATTCTTTTATGTAGTAATTTGCATGATTGGAAATTATTTTGTGGACTTCCTACCATAAGATTCAGGAAGGATATTTCAGTAGAAAATCTAACATATTTAAATACTTATCATCTAGCCAttgtaaaaaatgaagataaatTACAATTAGCTTTTACATATGATTTATTTGAAACATTTGATCCGCAATATTTGAACACTGAATTTAATGGTGTTTctcattattttgttttagcTCCTGATGAAatggtatatttattttatcatggaaatgagaaaaaaaattatgtcataaaaataaaaacagtACCAAGAAAAATAGGTTGTGAATTAAATACAAATGATActgtaaataaaatttatacatacacgtataaatatatatataataataagctAAGTGCGAAAACATGTAAAGTTCCATCAtcacatttaaaatattcgAGTGATGgtctatataaattatttgagGTAAGATTAccaaaagatataaaagtAACTGAAAATTGTTTTAGATATTCTTTCTTGAgtgatttaaataataaatatcataCAACTATCATAAAAACACGAGTTATTAACAAATTAGAAGATTATGTAGAAGTACAATTTCACTTTCCGATTTATTATACtaaatttttatacaatTATAAAAGTACGTATTGTGTCTTGAGTAATAACTATAGAATAGTTGTTGAATTTGATTATATACGTAATCATATTGATCTAGATTTTCCGTTTGATACAGATACTGTAAAGTTATATAGTAATGAAAGTGTTACACATGCATTTAGAAATAATACAGAAAAAACACATGTGCATAAATTTCCTAAAGGTACATATATGACATCTTATTTTAGttatgaaaaagaatatgTTATATCTAATTATATAGAAGAACCATTTTCTACTACCTTTACTATATTAACCCAAACACAAATGAATGTTCATTTTATGGCTGGtggacaaaaatataaatatgaaggtATCGATTTAACAGATTCTTCACCAAACTATGAATTATCACTTAATTCTTTGTCAGATAGCCAAAATGTTGATATTTTTGTATCCaaatttgataataataaaacgaTAGGTTTTGTTTGTCCTGTTAAAAGTAGTTATGACGGATTAAATTGTTTTGACAacgtttatataaaaaataagacaCTTGTCAAAATCGAATATTTATTTGGAGAAAATGATATCTTTGTTGTTCCTCAAAggagaatatataaaactgaAGGTACAGCTATGGAAagtcttttatatttaaataataacaatgtaaaaaaattaatagatGATAAAAGTATAATACATTTCTATTGTGAATgtaatgttaataataatgtaatcaaagttaattattatatatctccattttatgatgaaaataGTATAAAACAAGAAATCAACAAAAAAGACCAAGAAATAACTATGATTAATAAAACTATACCACAAGATGAAAAAGATATTCTATTCAATAATGAAAAAGTTGTTCCTTTATCAAACGAACCTCAAGAAATTATTCAACCACCTATTcaggaaaaattaaatactaCTGATCCTTCaaaagcatatatatatggagctaatattatatttattgcaattatatctataatatCCTTGTCTATTTCttctttcatataa